A window of the Euzebya pacifica genome harbors these coding sequences:
- a CDS encoding ThuA domain-containing protein: MRRLPTLLPVVLLVLSALAPAATAQQEEDVPDVLVWTGTYGFRHPSITAAQTTLLELSQQGHFNATITEVPALLTADVLANYDVLMWVSTTGKPPMSEAQREEIIRFAGCGGGTVGFHAALDANYGWAEHAELFGAQFDSHPQNAGSGAPEMIVEDADDPITDGWDGQDRFTFPDEYYRWRGAKGIDGVSLPREFADTNVLLSLDEETVDEGIQDGPTPYEHHQPVAWTKTFRDRGRVYYNNMGHSESTWGDPAFQTALVNGVDWVSEVPLDTECLFGDEPLPPAPAPPAADPDTIGESCVVPELQERNNGTWEVSGAARALTVDGDTQQVAPGIVGGLGWGAQTWILDLSSVRAAAAEVTLTLEIPNPLDDYDLGVTTAWGWYGSDANAGATQEQVVLSDVPHCAYLHVTGDNMAASSTQAPTIVATVVPDEATGPTDPTDPTDPGTPGVTRITAVTGRPTDLALGWNDEEDTPACACALLARDDEFADALASGAAQSSGAPLLLTDRVSLSPGTADRLQALGITAVTILGGEAAVGPGVVADLQDLGIAVERVAGDTRVLTALAVADQLVEDPHEIPLVLRAYGVEGNPTAAFADALAAGRAAAADGRPILLTDGNGLSPEVADWLRSRGTTKVIVVGGEAAVGAAVEQDLTDMGVMVERIAGDTRFGTAVAVATDLLDIESAADADGVLLIDGGDPAAWAEGFVAAGSSHPGPIVLADGDRLPTETATWLGTDGDASVPLVCGALVDGAVCTDVATRLGHTG, translated from the coding sequence ATGCGTCGCCTGCCCACCCTGTTGCCCGTCGTCCTGCTCGTCCTCAGCGCCCTCGCCCCCGCAGCCACCGCGCAGCAGGAGGAGGACGTGCCCGACGTGCTCGTCTGGACCGGCACCTACGGGTTCCGCCACCCCAGCATCACCGCGGCCCAGACGACGCTCCTCGAGCTGTCGCAGCAGGGGCACTTCAACGCCACCATCACCGAGGTGCCGGCCCTGCTGACGGCCGACGTGCTGGCCAACTACGACGTGCTGATGTGGGTGTCCACCACCGGCAAGCCGCCGATGAGCGAGGCGCAGCGCGAGGAGATCATCCGCTTCGCCGGCTGCGGTGGGGGAACCGTCGGCTTCCACGCGGCGCTGGACGCCAACTACGGCTGGGCCGAACACGCCGAGCTGTTCGGGGCGCAGTTCGACAGCCACCCGCAGAACGCCGGATCCGGCGCGCCCGAGATGATCGTGGAGGACGCCGACGACCCGATCACCGATGGCTGGGACGGCCAGGACCGCTTCACCTTCCCCGACGAGTACTACCGCTGGCGCGGCGCCAAGGGCATCGACGGCGTGTCCCTGCCGCGTGAGTTCGCCGACACCAACGTGCTGCTGAGCCTCGACGAGGAAACCGTCGACGAGGGCATCCAGGACGGTCCCACGCCGTACGAGCACCACCAGCCCGTCGCGTGGACCAAGACCTTCCGCGACCGCGGCCGCGTCTACTACAACAACATGGGGCACTCCGAGTCGACCTGGGGCGACCCGGCCTTCCAGACCGCGCTCGTCAACGGCGTCGACTGGGTCTCGGAGGTCCCGTTGGACACCGAGTGCCTGTTCGGCGACGAACCCCTGCCGCCGGCCCCCGCGCCACCGGCCGCCGATCCCGACACGATCGGTGAGTCCTGTGTGGTGCCCGAGCTGCAGGAGCGCAACAACGGCACGTGGGAGGTCAGCGGCGCAGCACGGGCCCTGACCGTCGACGGGGACACCCAGCAGGTCGCCCCGGGCATCGTCGGTGGACTCGGCTGGGGTGCCCAGACCTGGATCCTCGACCTGTCGTCGGTTCGGGCGGCCGCAGCCGAGGTCACCTTGACCCTGGAGATCCCCAACCCGCTGGACGACTACGACCTGGGCGTCACCACCGCGTGGGGTTGGTACGGATCCGACGCCAACGCCGGGGCCACCCAGGAGCAGGTCGTGCTGTCCGATGTCCCGCACTGCGCCTACCTGCACGTGACCGGCGACAACATGGCGGCCAGCAGCACCCAGGCGCCCACGATCGTTGCGACGGTGGTGCCCGACGAGGCAACCGGCCCGACCGACCCGACCGATCCGACAGACCCCGGCACGCCGGGTGTCACCCGGATCACGGCCGTCACCGGTCGCCCGACCGACCTGGCGCTCGGCTGGAACGACGAGGAGGACACCCCGGCCTGCGCGTGTGCGCTCCTGGCCCGCGACGACGAGTTCGCCGACGCCCTCGCCTCCGGCGCCGCCCAGTCCAGCGGTGCCCCCCTGCTGCTGACCGACCGCGTGTCGCTGAGCCCTGGAACCGCCGACAGGTTGCAGGCCCTCGGTATCACCGCCGTCACCATCCTCGGGGGCGAGGCGGCCGTCGGACCGGGCGTCGTTGCCGACCTGCAGGACCTCGGCATCGCCGTGGAGCGCGTGGCCGGTGACACCCGCGTCCTGACCGCGCTCGCGGTCGCCGACCAGCTGGTCGAGGACCCCCACGAGATCCCGCTGGTGCTGCGTGCGTACGGCGTCGAGGGCAACCCGACGGCGGCGTTCGCCGACGCGCTCGCCGCAGGCCGGGCGGCCGCAGCCGACGGCCGTCCGATCCTCCTCACCGACGGCAACGGCCTGTCGCCGGAGGTCGCCGACTGGCTCCGTTCCCGGGGGACCACCAAGGTGATCGTCGTCGGTGGCGAGGCTGCCGTCGGTGCCGCCGTCGAGCAGGACCTGACCGACATGGGTGTCATGGTCGAGCGCATCGCCGGGGACACCCGGTTCGGCACGGCCGTCGCCGTGGCCACCGACCTGCTCGACATCGAGTCGGCCGCCGACGCCGACGGCGTCCTGCTGATCGACGGCGGCGATCCAGCCGCCTGGGCCGAGGGCTTCGTCGCTGCCGGCTCCTCCCACCCCGGCCCCATCGTCCTGGCCGATGGCGACCGCCTGCCCACGGAGACCGCGACGTGGCTCGGGACCGACGGCGACGCCAGCGTGCCGCTGGTCTGCGGCGCCCTCGTGGACGGCGCGGTCTGCACCGATGTGGCCACGCGCTTGGGGCACACCGGATGA
- the rplM gene encoding 50S ribosomal protein L13: protein MRTFSPTPADIDPQWHIVDAEGLILGRLATRIAHVLRGKHKPTFAPHMDMGDFVIVINADKIELSGNKGRDKWAWRHSGFPGGIKGMPIGEMRERHPERLIENAVKGMLPKNTIGRKQLRKLKVYAGAEHPHTAQNPQPLAAG, encoded by the coding sequence ATGCGTACGTTCTCCCCAACTCCCGCCGACATCGACCCCCAGTGGCACATCGTCGACGCCGAAGGCCTGATCCTCGGTCGCCTCGCGACCCGGATCGCCCACGTCCTGCGCGGCAAGCACAAGCCCACCTTTGCCCCGCACATGGACATGGGTGACTTCGTCATCGTCATCAACGCTGACAAGATCGAGCTGTCCGGCAACAAGGGCCGCGACAAGTGGGCCTGGCGTCACTCGGGTTTCCCGGGCGGCATCAAGGGCATGCCCATCGGTGAGATGCGCGAGCGTCACCCCGAGCGCCTGATCGAGAACGCCGTCAAGGGCATGCTTCCGAAGAACACCATCGGCCGCAAGCAGCTGCGCAAGCTGAAGGTGTACGCCGGTGCCGAGCACCCCCACACCGCCCAGAACCCCCAGCCGCTGGCCGCTGGCTAG
- a CDS encoding cupredoxin domain-containing protein → MTSSTPGACRPGVGRVRRLASVLVLLMAVAGCADGPAADPVVRAVGIDGGTEVLLAIRGVNVQARPGDTVAITNANHGVEGREAAEAGTAGTVTHALVAAAADGLDLPPVFVTGGGGAIPNPAVWGACRGGEPDDTDGQCPVLPVDGPTAWDGTDYWSTGAMLPGETREVPLAEDIPTGTHRLVCALHPELGVDIVVTDDPTVDPAAGTAPAPDPADTVTPTDVEDGQVIVAPATDTTRLHAFWPATVEVRTGDTVTWSATGRAPHDVNLGHDHPPELVHSTAADALPDHPDGPWDGSTPIRSGYLQASGDGPAGGTFSVTFAEPGTYDYVCRFHPAMTGTVVVS, encoded by the coding sequence ATGACGTCCTCGACCCCCGGAGCGTGCAGGCCGGGGGTCGGTCGTGTCCGCAGGCTCGCGTCGGTCCTCGTGCTGCTGATGGCCGTCGCGGGGTGCGCCGACGGTCCGGCGGCCGACCCCGTCGTGCGGGCCGTGGGCATCGACGGCGGCACCGAGGTCCTGCTGGCGATCCGGGGCGTGAACGTGCAGGCACGGCCCGGCGACACCGTCGCGATCACCAACGCCAACCACGGCGTGGAGGGACGGGAGGCCGCCGAGGCCGGTACCGCGGGCACCGTGACCCACGCCCTGGTCGCCGCGGCTGCGGACGGCCTCGACCTGCCACCGGTGTTCGTGACCGGCGGCGGGGGGGCGATCCCCAACCCGGCCGTCTGGGGTGCCTGCCGCGGCGGCGAGCCCGACGACACCGATGGCCAGTGCCCGGTCCTGCCCGTCGATGGGCCGACGGCGTGGGACGGGACGGACTACTGGTCGACCGGCGCGATGCTGCCCGGCGAGACCCGAGAGGTGCCCCTGGCCGAGGACATCCCCACGGGCACCCACCGGCTGGTGTGCGCGCTGCACCCCGAGCTGGGCGTCGACATCGTCGTCACCGACGACCCGACGGTGGACCCGGCGGCCGGCACGGCGCCTGCGCCCGACCCCGCTGACACGGTCACACCCACGGACGTAGAGGACGGACAGGTGATCGTCGCACCGGCCACCGACACCACGCGGCTGCACGCGTTCTGGCCGGCAACGGTGGAGGTCCGGACCGGTGACACCGTCACGTGGTCCGCCACGGGCCGAGCCCCCCACGACGTCAACCTCGGCCATGACCACCCCCCCGAGCTCGTGCACTCGACCGCGGCAGACGCCCTGCCCGACCACCCCGATGGTCCATGGGACGGGTCCACCCCTATCCGCTCGGGCTACCTTCAGGCGTCCGGTGACGGGCCTGCGGGGGGCACCTTCAGCGTCACCTTCGCCGAACCCGGTACCTACGACTACGTGTGCCGGTTCCACCCCGCGATGACCGGCACGGTCGTCGTCTCCTGA
- a CDS encoding PQQ-dependent sugar dehydrogenase codes for MFSLRKPSLRRVAVAVALLSLAALQLDFGRAAEAQLPATGLLDLSVETISTDVSDPTIVEVADDGTIVFVERKGAVNLIGPDGAQVEAGVIPVSANQCADCPTEDFALEEGGLHGLLLYPDFSAAGGKLLAYYSVPGSLGTAPVTPLHPDAGGDPTEEGIFRLSRFTVTGTTLDLSSEEVLLENATEWYECCHYGGDIEWLADGTVVLSTGDDTNPHESNGFSPHDANEGRDGFNAMRTSQNPADRRGKILRIDVDDIDEDGSLVPADNPHVDDAAYDPYVYAMGFRSNYRIDVDPESQAIIVGNVGPDAQRPDAARGPEGHDEVEVVPAGGGTNHGWPMCIGEAEPYVQYDAFGAENPGEPFDCSGTVPAQIHYTYHPDLSFPIMAHGVTRTAIAGPVYRYDGDGEHAFPEAYQGQFLMLEFSRNSMVTVPFDAETATLDTSAMLPGALGSLTGPIDATIGPDGAVYVANYGAGFYNAAGGSIARIVPGGPLDGVLPTDAGADTDATAPIALAAAALLVLLFPTRSRELI; via the coding sequence ATGTTCTCCCTGCGCAAGCCTTCCCTGCGACGGGTCGCCGTCGCCGTGGCGCTGCTGTCGCTCGCCGCCCTCCAGCTGGACTTCGGCCGCGCGGCCGAGGCACAGCTGCCCGCCACCGGACTGCTCGACCTGTCGGTGGAAACCATCAGCACCGACGTCAGCGACCCGACCATCGTCGAGGTCGCCGACGACGGCACCATCGTGTTCGTCGAACGCAAGGGCGCGGTCAACCTGATCGGTCCCGACGGTGCGCAGGTCGAGGCCGGGGTCATCCCGGTGTCGGCCAACCAGTGCGCCGACTGCCCCACCGAGGACTTCGCGCTGGAGGAGGGCGGGCTGCACGGCCTGCTGCTGTACCCCGACTTCTCCGCCGCCGGCGGCAAGCTGCTGGCCTACTACTCCGTGCCCGGTTCCCTCGGAACCGCCCCTGTCACCCCGCTGCACCCCGACGCCGGCGGCGACCCCACCGAGGAAGGCATCTTCCGCCTCTCCCGCTTCACGGTGACCGGCACCACCCTCGACCTGTCCAGCGAGGAGGTCCTGCTGGAGAACGCCACGGAGTGGTACGAGTGCTGCCACTACGGCGGCGACATCGAGTGGTTGGCCGACGGCACCGTCGTGCTGTCCACCGGTGACGACACCAACCCCCACGAGTCCAACGGCTTCTCCCCGCATGACGCCAACGAGGGCCGTGACGGCTTCAACGCCATGCGGACCTCCCAGAACCCCGCCGACCGTCGCGGCAAGATCCTGCGGATCGACGTCGACGACATCGACGAGGACGGTTCGCTGGTTCCCGCCGACAACCCCCACGTCGACGACGCCGCCTACGACCCCTACGTCTACGCGATGGGCTTCCGGTCCAACTACCGCATCGACGTCGACCCCGAGAGCCAGGCGATCATCGTCGGCAACGTCGGCCCCGACGCCCAGCGTCCCGACGCGGCCCGCGGCCCCGAGGGCCACGACGAGGTCGAGGTCGTCCCTGCTGGCGGGGGCACCAACCACGGCTGGCCCATGTGCATCGGCGAGGCCGAGCCCTACGTGCAGTACGACGCCTTCGGCGCGGAGAACCCCGGCGAACCCTTCGACTGCAGCGGCACCGTGCCCGCCCAGATCCACTACACCTACCACCCCGACCTGTCGTTCCCGATCATGGCCCACGGCGTCACCCGGACCGCGATCGCCGGCCCCGTGTACCGCTACGACGGCGACGGCGAACACGCCTTCCCCGAGGCCTACCAGGGCCAGTTCCTGATGCTGGAGTTCTCCCGCAACAGCATGGTCACCGTGCCCTTCGACGCCGAGACCGCGACGCTGGACACCAGCGCCATGCTGCCCGGTGCCCTCGGCTCGTTGACCGGCCCCATCGACGCGACCATCGGCCCCGACGGTGCGGTCTACGTCGCCAACTACGGCGCCGGCTTCTACAACGCCGCGGGCGGGTCGATCGCCCGTATCGTCCCCGGCGGCCCCCTGGACGGCGTCCTGCCGACCGACGCAGGCGCCGACACCGACGCCACCGCCCCCATCGCGCTCGCGGCCGCGGCGCTGCTGGTGCTGCTGTTCCCCACCCGGTCTCGCGAGCTGATCTGA
- a CDS encoding ROK family transcriptional regulator: MLRRVHRGGPQSRSALTAATGLNRSTIGALVAELVECGLVEEGEPEATGSAGRPSPLVRASTDHVVAAAVDIGTKWLTVAIGGIGGTLVTRVHRETNNDGRPYEETIAELCDLLDEVVGDLLPTQHLFAVGIAAPGVVRAHDGFVHFAPNLGWREVNLGADLAAHLGDDIVVFVANEAHLGARAEHLRGAGAGVEDLIYLSSEIGVGGGTIIAGRLQLGADGYSGEIGHIPVNTGPDATSCRCGSVGCLEAETGALALLALTGHQHTDHLSDAVRGIIATAAAGDEDVQRSLHEIGVRLGRGLAGMVNLLNPRRIVLGGYFADAFEFLAAGIDAELAQHTLSPSRSGVTIVPAALQEDSALLGALEIALEPLLLDPARSPAAAA; the protein is encoded by the coding sequence GTGTTGCGTCGAGTTCACCGTGGGGGGCCACAGTCCCGCTCGGCCCTGACCGCTGCCACCGGCCTGAACCGCTCCACCATCGGGGCGCTCGTCGCCGAGCTGGTCGAGTGCGGCCTGGTGGAGGAGGGCGAACCCGAGGCCACCGGCAGCGCAGGACGGCCGTCGCCGCTGGTCCGCGCCTCGACCGACCATGTCGTGGCCGCCGCCGTGGACATCGGCACCAAGTGGTTGACCGTCGCGATCGGTGGCATCGGCGGCACGCTCGTCACACGGGTCCACCGCGAGACCAACAACGATGGGCGTCCCTACGAGGAGACGATCGCCGAGCTCTGCGATCTGCTCGACGAGGTCGTGGGCGACCTGCTGCCGACCCAGCACCTCTTCGCCGTCGGTATCGCCGCCCCCGGTGTGGTCCGGGCCCACGACGGGTTCGTGCACTTCGCGCCGAACCTGGGTTGGCGCGAGGTCAACCTCGGTGCTGACCTCGCGGCGCACCTCGGGGACGACATCGTGGTGTTCGTCGCCAACGAGGCCCACCTCGGGGCCCGGGCCGAGCACCTGCGCGGGGCGGGCGCGGGCGTGGAGGACCTGATCTACCTGTCCAGCGAGATCGGCGTCGGCGGCGGGACGATCATCGCCGGCCGGCTCCAGCTCGGTGCCGACGGCTACAGCGGCGAGATCGGCCACATCCCGGTCAACACCGGACCCGACGCGACGAGCTGTCGATGCGGCAGCGTTGGCTGCCTGGAGGCCGAGACCGGTGCCCTCGCCCTGCTTGCGTTGACCGGCCACCAGCACACCGACCACCTGTCCGACGCCGTCCGCGGCATCATCGCCACCGCAGCGGCGGGGGACGAGGACGTCCAGCGGTCGCTCCACGAGATCGGTGTCCGGCTCGGACGGGGCCTTGCCGGCATGGTCAACCTGCTCAATCCCCGACGCATCGTGCTCGGCGGGTACTTCGCCGACGCCTTCGAGTTCCTCGCAGCCGGCATCGACGCCGAGCTGGCCCAGCACACCCTGTCGCCCAGCAGGTCCGGCGTGACGATCGTGCCGGCCGCGCTGCAGGAGGACTCGGCGCTCCTCGGGGCGCTGGAGATCGCGCTCGAGCCGTTGTTGCTCGATCCCGCACGGAGTCCCGCCGCCGCAGCCTGA
- the rpsI gene encoding 30S ribosomal protein S9, translated as MSSLESLENFQPVADDASVAAAPTGRTREIFTGRRKRSVARVRLTRGTGQFTINGRTIEDYFPTDVLRMTINEPFAATESLGEWDVIARIHGGGISGQAGALRHGIARALEAAEPSWRPPLKKAGLLRRDDRQVERKKYGLKKARKAPQYSKR; from the coding sequence ATGAGCAGCCTCGAATCCCTCGAGAACTTCCAGCCGGTCGCTGACGATGCGTCCGTTGCCGCCGCGCCCACCGGCCGTACCCGTGAGATCTTCACCGGTCGCCGCAAGCGCTCCGTCGCCCGGGTCCGACTGACCCGTGGCACCGGCCAGTTCACCATCAACGGCCGCACGATCGAGGACTACTTCCCGACCGACGTGCTGCGGATGACGATCAACGAGCCGTTCGCCGCCACCGAGAGCCTCGGTGAGTGGGACGTCATCGCCCGCATCCACGGTGGTGGCATCTCCGGTCAGGCCGGCGCCCTTCGCCACGGCATCGCGCGTGCCCTCGAGGCCGCTGAGCCGTCCTGGCGTCCGCCGCTGAAGAAGGCTGGCCTGCTGCGTCGTGACGACCGTCAGGTCGAGCGCAAGAAGTACGGTCTCAAGAAGGCCCGCAAGGCGCCGCAGTACTCCAAGCGTTAG
- a CDS encoding ROK family protein: MHRLHDSAEVLQDRPTPPSTIDGTAVGIDVGGTKIAAGLIADGTIVARHRVVTPADPDALLDAIVAAALQVMPTERLTAVGVGYPGMVTADGVIAAGPNVALKSFPLASALSQRIGVPVVVENDAAAATWAEFRLGAGQPVERNLAMITLGTGVGGGLVLDGRLFRGSHGFAAELGHMIIRADQRIGPSGIPGEVEAYCSGTALRSLAVEAVADGRAPEGSPLRDIRTITGGVITQAARAGDELAVALLDQLGHDLGVAMASVVNLLDVEMIVVGGGLGEADDLLLDTARATMWTHVLGAQRRPEVPVVPARLGNDAGVIGAALLAASRG; the protein is encoded by the coding sequence ATGCATCGCCTGCACGACAGCGCCGAGGTGTTGCAGGACCGCCCGACCCCACCGTCGACCATCGACGGCACCGCGGTGGGCATCGATGTCGGGGGGACCAAGATCGCCGCTGGGCTGATCGCCGACGGCACCATCGTTGCTCGCCACCGGGTGGTCACGCCGGCGGACCCCGACGCGCTGCTGGACGCCATCGTGGCGGCGGCGCTGCAGGTCATGCCGACCGAACGGCTGACCGCAGTCGGGGTGGGCTATCCCGGCATGGTCACCGCCGACGGGGTCATCGCCGCAGGTCCCAACGTGGCGCTGAAGTCCTTCCCGCTGGCCAGCGCGCTCTCCCAACGCATCGGGGTTCCCGTGGTGGTCGAGAACGACGCTGCGGCCGCCACGTGGGCGGAGTTCCGGCTCGGCGCCGGTCAGCCGGTCGAGCGCAACCTGGCCATGATCACCCTCGGCACCGGCGTGGGAGGTGGCCTCGTCCTGGACGGGCGGCTGTTCCGTGGCAGCCACGGCTTCGCCGCCGAGCTCGGTCACATGATCATCCGTGCCGACCAGCGCATCGGGCCCAGCGGCATCCCGGGCGAGGTCGAGGCCTACTGCTCCGGTACGGCGCTGCGCAGCCTCGCCGTGGAAGCCGTCGCCGACGGTCGGGCCCCGGAGGGCTCGCCGCTGCGTGACATCCGGACCATCACCGGTGGCGTCATCACCCAGGCGGCTCGCGCAGGTGACGAGCTGGCGGTCGCCCTGCTCGACCAGCTCGGCCACGACCTTGGGGTGGCCATGGCCAGCGTCGTCAACCTCCTCGACGTGGAGATGATCGTCGTGGGGGGAGGCCTCGGCGAGGCCGACGACCTGCTGCTCGACACGGCCCGCGCCACGATGTGGACCCACGTCCTCGGGGCCCAGCGTCGTCCCGAGGTGCCGGTCGTCCCCGCACGCCTCGGCAACGACGCCGGTGTGATCGGCGCGGCCCTGCTGGCGGCAAGCCGAGGATGA
- a CDS encoding sugar phosphate isomerase/epimerase family protein, translating to MFDRSAAVSRRRLMGLGAGVIGAAAMQVVPGATPVRAEPRPGHYEMPIDDGAIVPRERIGIQLYTLRATVRELGYDRVFRRLAAIGYTQVEFAGYEGEDPTGLSRAGLAELLEEYGLTPAGAHMQGAINDSTIDDHIQQALDLGVPAIGQASLPTTFDQATIDSWNRWGARAADAGLTFYLHNHSGELQTTDANGKTPYERYIEETDPAAVSFELDVYWAFNATVANPSLDPAQLVIDHADRFALYHVKDGHEPGSQPPDVSNPFGLVFGGAGYSMTHLGQGDIDYETFFNRIRTADIAAGRPADGRHRGYMLENDNTNGQADTKEAWVTAVTGQAWMAHGLRIAE from the coding sequence ATGTTCGACCGCAGCGCAGCCGTGAGCCGACGACGCCTGATGGGCCTTGGCGCGGGGGTGATCGGTGCGGCCGCGATGCAGGTGGTGCCGGGCGCCACGCCCGTCCGGGCCGAACCGCGACCGGGCCACTACGAGATGCCGATCGACGACGGGGCGATCGTGCCGCGCGAGCGGATCGGCATCCAGCTCTACACCCTCCGCGCGACCGTCCGGGAGCTCGGGTACGACAGGGTCTTCCGTCGTCTGGCAGCGATCGGGTACACTCAGGTCGAGTTCGCCGGGTACGAGGGCGAGGACCCGACCGGCCTGTCCCGTGCCGGACTGGCAGAGCTCCTGGAGGAGTACGGGCTGACCCCCGCCGGCGCCCACATGCAGGGTGCCATCAACGACTCCACGATCGACGACCACATCCAGCAGGCGCTGGACCTCGGGGTTCCCGCGATCGGCCAGGCGTCCCTGCCGACCACGTTCGACCAGGCGACCATCGACAGCTGGAACCGGTGGGGTGCCAGGGCAGCCGATGCGGGGCTGACGTTCTACCTGCACAACCACTCCGGCGAGCTGCAGACCACGGACGCCAACGGCAAGACCCCCTACGAGCGCTACATCGAGGAAACCGATCCGGCCGCCGTGTCCTTCGAGCTCGACGTCTACTGGGCCTTCAACGCCACGGTGGCCAACCCGTCCCTGGACCCGGCCCAGCTGGTCATCGACCACGCCGACCGCTTCGCGCTGTACCACGTCAAGGACGGCCACGAGCCGGGCAGCCAGCCGCCGGACGTGTCGAACCCCTTCGGGCTGGTGTTCGGCGGAGCGGGCTACTCCATGACGCACCTCGGGCAGGGCGACATCGACTACGAGACCTTCTTCAACCGCATCAGGACCGCGGACATCGCCGCAGGCCGTCCGGCCGATGGGCGCCACCGGGGCTACATGCTGGAGAACGACAACACCAACGGGCAGGCCGACACCAAGGAGGCCTGGGTCACCGCGGTCACGGGGCAGGCATGGATGGCCCACGGACTGCGGATCGCGGAGTGA
- the glmM gene encoding phosphoglucosamine mutase, translated as MGQYFGTDGVRGVANDDITPELALGIGRALVRTLREEGAPRPRIIVGRDPRASGEMLESAVAAGVCSAGGDAVVLDVLPTPGVAYLVSTLGANAGVMISASHNPVADNGIKLIGPTGHKLTDEEEDRIEELLQRFDSDRPTGTRIGRKRHVPGAVEAYVAHLVAAADGIDLRDLHIVLDCANGAASSVGPTVLRRLGAQVTAIAAIPDGTNINDGVGSNHPEHLAKAVVAHGADLGIAHDGDADRIVACTAEGDIVDGDQLLAILAAHEQSLTGLDGVVTTVMTNLGFMHCMERLGIDVIQTKVGDRYVLEGMQASGYRLGGEQSGHLIASDHATTGDGVLSAVLLLRAMAAQKATLAELASIMTRLPQTLVNVRGVDKAALDEATAVWDAVAAVERTLGGSGRVLLRPSGTEPIVRVMVEASTMAEARRHAEDLADVVRDRLPAV; from the coding sequence ATGGGACAGTACTTCGGCACCGACGGCGTTCGTGGCGTCGCCAACGACGACATCACCCCCGAGCTTGCGCTCGGCATCGGCCGTGCGCTCGTGCGCACCCTCCGGGAGGAGGGCGCACCCCGGCCACGCATCATCGTCGGTCGCGACCCCCGTGCGAGCGGCGAGATGCTCGAGTCCGCCGTGGCTGCCGGTGTGTGCTCCGCGGGCGGCGACGCCGTCGTCCTCGACGTGCTGCCGACCCCCGGGGTCGCCTACCTGGTGTCGACGCTGGGGGCCAACGCCGGCGTGATGATCTCCGCCAGCCACAACCCCGTCGCCGACAACGGCATCAAGCTGATCGGCCCGACGGGGCACAAGCTGACCGACGAGGAGGAGGACCGGATCGAGGAGCTGCTCCAGCGGTTCGACTCCGACCGTCCGACCGGCACGAGGATCGGACGCAAGCGCCACGTGCCGGGCGCGGTCGAGGCCTACGTCGCCCACCTGGTGGCTGCAGCCGACGGCATCGACCTGCGTGACCTCCACATCGTGCTGGACTGCGCCAACGGAGCTGCCAGCAGCGTCGGCCCGACGGTGCTGCGCCGACTCGGCGCGCAGGTCACCGCCATCGCGGCGATCCCCGACGGCACCAACATCAACGACGGAGTCGGGTCCAACCACCCCGAGCACCTGGCCAAGGCCGTGGTGGCCCACGGGGCCGACCTCGGGATCGCCCACGACGGCGACGCCGACCGGATCGTGGCCTGCACCGCCGAGGGTGACATCGTCGACGGTGACCAGCTGCTGGCGATCCTCGCGGCCCACGAACAGTCCCTCACCGGCCTCGACGGTGTCGTCACGACCGTCATGACCAACCTCGGCTTCATGCACTGCATGGAGCGGCTCGGGATCGATGTCATCCAGACCAAGGTCGGTGACCGCTACGTGCTGGAGGGCATGCAGGCGTCCGGCTATCGCCTCGGCGGTGAGCAGTCGGGCCACCTGATCGCCAGCGATCACGCCACCACCGGTGACGGGGTACTGTCGGCCGTCCTCCTGCTGCGGGCGATGGCCGCCCAGAAGGCCACGCTGGCCGAGCTCGCCTCGATCATGACGCGCCTGCCGCAGACGCTGGTCAACGTGCGGGGCGTCGACAAGGCGGCCCTCGACGAGGCGACCGCGGTGTGGGACGCGGTGGCAGCGGTCGAACGGACCCTCGGGGGATCGGGCCGGGTCCTGCTGCGGCCCTCCGGGACCGAGCCCATCGTCCGCGTGATGGTCGAGGCATCGACCATGGCCGAGGCCAGGCGCCACGCCGAGGACCTCGCCGACGTCGTCCGCGACAGGCTCCCAGCGGTCTAG